GCGGATGAGGATCGGCTCCTCGAAACCGTCGCTCCAGGTCTCGCTCGTCCAGCGACCGCGCGGCAGCTTGCGGATCTCGCGCCGCACCGCCTCTTCCGAGCGGCGCACGATCTCGTCGGCGATCGGATCGATGCTTTCGAGCCCGAACTCGTCCATCATCTCGAGCAGCGCCCGCCCCCCGGCGTCGTTGCAGGCGGTCTGGGCGTAGAAGTCGCCGATCACCTCGTCGGGTTGCCGCACGTTGGCGCGCACGATCTGCATGAGGATCTCGTTGGGCGCGCCGCGGTCGAAGAGCTTCATGATCGGCAGGCGCAGCCCTTCCTCGTAGACCTCGCGCGCTTCGGCCGACAGAATCCGTCCGCCGATGTCGGCGCTGTGGCAGGTATTGGCGAACAACGCCACCGGCCGGCCGTCCTTGAAGATCGGCGTCGTGATCGTGATGTCGTTGATCTGGCCGGCGGTCATCCAGGGATCGTTGGTGATCAGCACGTCGCCGGGCGCCAGCTTCTCGGGCGGAAAGGCGGCCAGGAAATGCTTCATCGACGTGGCCATCGCGTTGATGTGGCCGGGAGTGCCGCTGATCGACTGCGCGATCATCCGCCCGCGCATGTCGAACAGACCGCAGGCGAGGTCCTGGCTCTCGCGCACGATCGTGCTGAAGGCGGTGCGGATCAAGGCGTCCTGCTGCTCGTTCGCGACCGACAGCAGCCGGCTCCAGATGACCTCCAGCGTGATCGGATCTATCGCTTTAGCTCCCATTTCTGAACTCGACGATAATGTTGAGGTGTCGATCCACGACCGCGTGGCCGCGTGCGCCGATGATCAGCGTCGACTCCCGCTCCTCGACGATCGCCGGCCCTTCCAGGACGGCGCCGGGCGAAAGCGCGTATCGGTCGAAGACCGGCGTCTCGACGAAACCGCCGCGCTCGGGGAAATAGGCGCGCCGCGAGCCCTTGCGGGCGCCCGCGGCCGATCCGCCGCGCGGGAGCTCGATCTCGGCCTCCGGCACCGGGCCGGTTGCGACCACGCGCCAGTTGATGATCTCAAGGGGAACGTCCGGGCCGCGCCTGCCGTAGAGCGCCCGGTAGGCGGTCTCGAACGCCGCGGCGATCTCCGGGACATGGCCCGCGCCGAGCCGCCCGCCCGGAAGCGGCACCGAGACCTCGTGCCCCTGGCCCACGTAACGCATATCGGCGGTCCGCTGATAAGAGATCTCCCCGGGCGCGAGTCCCGAGCTTTCCAGCACCGCTCTGCCCTCCTCGGCCATCTCGTCGAGCAACCGGTTCGCCAGCGCCCAATCCTGGTTGTCGAGGCGGCTGTAGGCGCTGCGCACGAAGTCGAAGGCCAGCGGTGCGGAAAGCAGGCCGAACGTCGAGCCGACGCCGGCGCCGAACGGCGAGATCAACGCGGGGAGGCGAAGAATCTCGGCGACGCGATAGCCGTGCACCGGCCCGGCCCCGCCGAAAGCGTAGAGCGGCATGCGGCGCGGATCCTTGCCGCGCTCGCCGAGGTGCGCGCGCGCGGCGTTGGCCATGTTCTCGTTGACGATCTGATGGATGCCCCAGGCGGTTTCCTCGGCGCTTTTCCCCAGGGCGGCGCCGAGGCGCGCGAGGGCGGCGCGGGCGCCTTCGTGGTCGAGCGCCATCCTGCCGCCGAGGAAGTAACCGGCGTCGAGATAACCCAGAATCAGATCGGCGTCCGTCACCGTCGGCTCGGTTCCTCCCCGGCCGTAGCAAACCGGTCCCGGATCGGCGCCGGCGCTTTCCGGCCCGACCTTCAACAGGCCCAGAGAGTCGACGCGGGCGATGCTGCCGCCGCCGGCGCCGATCTCGATCATGTCGATTACGGGAATGCGGATGGGCAGGCCGCTCCCCTTGCGGAAGCGGTAGACGCGGTCGACCTCGAACTCGTGAGCCTTCAGCGGTCGCCCGCCCGCGATGGCGCAGAGCTTGGCGGTCGTGCCTCCCATGTCGAAGGACAGCAGATCGCGATGGCCGCAGCGCGCGCCCGCCCGGGCCGCCGCCAGCGCCCCCGCGGCCGGGCCCGACTCGAGAAGGCGAACGGGAAAGCGCGCCGCGGTCTCGCGGGTGGCGATCCCGCCGCTCGACAGCATCACGAAGAAACTCCCCCCAAAGCCGATGCGATCGAGGCGCCGCTGCAGCTCGGCGAGATAGGAGGAGACCCGTTCCTGGACGTAGACGTTGGCGAGGGTGGTGCTCGAGCGCTGGAACTCGCGGATCTCGGCGACCACCTCGGAGCTGAGCGAGACGCGGATCTCGGGCGCCACTTCCGCGATGATCTCGGCCGTGCGGCGCTCGTGCGCCGGGTTGCGAAAGCTGTTCAGATAGGAGACCGCGATCGCCCGCACGCCCCGGTCGCGCAACTCGGCGACGAGCCGCCGCACGAACTCCTCGTCGAGAGGTCGCAGCACCGACCCGTCGGCGGCCACCCGCTCGGGGACGTCGAAGCGCAGGTGGCGCGGCACCAGGGGCCTGGGCAGCTCGAGGTTGAGGTCGTAGAGCTCGTAGCGGTGCTCCCGCCCGATCTCGACCGCGTCGCGGAAGCCGCGGGTGGTGAGCAGCGCGGTGCGCGCCCCCTTGCGCTCGATCAGCGCATTGGTGACCAGCGTGGTGCCGTGGATCAGGACCCCTCGCTTCCCGTCGCGGCCCTCGGCCAGCGCCGGCCCGAGCACGTTTTCCACGGCCAGGCTCGGGTCACCGGGGGTGGTGAGCGTCTTTCCGATGACCGCCCGCCCGTCCTCGCCGACGAGCAGCATATCGGTGAAAGTACCGCCGATGTCGATGCCGACACGAAACATGATCGCTTTCCCGCTGCGCGATATGCGATATCACTTCCCCGGAGGCCGGACGCGCGCTACCGAATGCTCCGGACGCGGGGCGGAAGGGATTTTCACGACTGGGCGAACAGATCCATGACGCGTTGTGTCTGATGCGCCGCGGCCGGCCGCAGCAGCGGGAGCTTGACGCCGGCGTCGCGATACTCCTGAACCCGCTTCTTGACCTCGTCGGGCGTTCCGCTCGCGGTCATCCCTTCCACGTAGGAATCGGGAACCGCCTTGATCAGGGCCTCCATGCCGCCCGCGGCGTAGGCCTTTTCGAAGAGCGGAATGTCCTCCTTGCGGATGTAAGGCTCGCCCACGCGCATCTTCGGGCCGGCGATGAACTTGATCTGGACGGGGTCGAGCTTGGTCGCCACTTCCCACCGCACAGCGTCGAGCGCCTTCTTGTGGTCGTCCTCGACCGAGCAGTT
The sequence above is a segment of the Candidatus Zixiibacteriota bacterium genome. Coding sequences within it:
- a CDS encoding hydantoinase/oxoprolinase family protein, whose translation is MFRVGIDIGGTFTDMLLVGEDGRAVIGKTLTTPGDPSLAVENVLGPALAEGRDGKRGVLIHGTTLVTNALIERKGARTALLTTRGFRDAVEIGREHRYELYDLNLELPRPLVPRHLRFDVPERVAADGSVLRPLDEEFVRRLVAELRDRGVRAIAVSYLNSFRNPAHERRTAEIIAEVAPEIRVSLSSEVVAEIREFQRSSTTLANVYVQERVSSYLAELQRRLDRIGFGGSFFVMLSSGGIATRETAARFPVRLLESGPAAGALAAARAGARCGHRDLLSFDMGGTTAKLCAIAGGRPLKAHEFEVDRVYRFRKGSGLPIRIPVIDMIEIGAGGGSIARVDSLGLLKVGPESAGADPGPVCYGRGGTEPTVTDADLILGYLDAGYFLGGRMALDHEGARAALARLGAALGKSAEETAWGIHQIVNENMANAARAHLGERGKDPRRMPLYAFGGAGPVHGYRVAEILRLPALISPFGAGVGSTFGLLSAPLAFDFVRSAYSRLDNQDWALANRLLDEMAEEGRAVLESSGLAPGEISYQRTADMRYVGQGHEVSVPLPGGRLGAGHVPEIAAAFETAYRALYGRRGPDVPLEIINWRVVATGPVPEAEIELPRGGSAAGARKGSRRAYFPERGGFVETPVFDRYALSPGAVLEGPAIVEERESTLIIGARGHAVVDRHLNIIVEFRNGS